A window of Desulfuromonas sp. genomic DNA:
TACTTGCGGTTCTCGCTGCGGCCGTATTGCCGCTCGCCGAAGTCACGGTCAAACGGACCAAGGAGATCGAGCTACAGCGTGCTCTACGCGATATCAGGAGTGCGATTGACGCTTACAAGGCAGATTATGAAAAGGCCAAAGCCGAAAAGAAAATCATAACCAGCATCGGTGAAACCGGCTACCCTGAAGAGCTTGCAGAGCTGGTAGAGGGAAAGGAATGGGGCGATCTCTACCCTTATCCGCGAAAATATTTACGACGCATTCCCAAAGACCCATTTGACAAGTATGATGAGGGGTGGGGGTTAAGGTCCTACAAGGACGATCCCGATTCATCCGTCTGGGGCGGAGACGATGTCTTCGACGTCTATTCCCAGAGTGACGGGATAGCGCTCGACGGAACTGAATACAGGAATTGGTGAGAAATCGAAATGAAACTTCTGGCAAGCATGAAAAAAAACAGGGGATTCACCCTGATCGAATTACTGATCGTTTTGTCGATTATTGGAATACTTGCTGCGATCACGGTGCCGAGCTACAAACGACATACGATCAAGGCACGAGAAACAGTTTTGATGGAAGACCTTTATCAGATGCGCCAGGCCATCGATGCTTTTTTTGCCGACAAGGCAAGGTATCCTGAATCGCTTGACGAACTGGTCACGCAGAAGTATCTCCGTTCGATTCCCCGCGATCCGTGGACTGAAAAGACTGATACCTGGGTGACCGTACCACCCGAGGCCTTGCCTGACAGCGGCGACCTGGCCGAAGGCGGGGTGTTCGATGTTCACAGCGGCAGTGATCTTATCGGCCTCAACGGCAAACCGTATAGTGAATGGTAGAAGATGATTCAGCTATTCAACCTCTCCAAGTCCTACTCAAAAGATGGGAATGCTCTCGAAGACCTGAATCTCAAGATCCCGAAGGGTGATTTTGTTTATATTACCGGCCCGTCCGGGGCGGGAAAATCGACCCTGATGAAGCTGCTTTATGCGACGGAAAAACCGACCCGGGGGCAGATCTTAATCAATGGGCAGAATGTCACCCGCATGGGGCCGTCGAAGATACCTTATCTCCGCCGCCAACTCGGTGTCGTGTTTCAGGATTTCAAGCTGATCGCCAGTCGAACGATTTTCGAGAATGTTGCCTTCCCGCTGGAAGTTCGTGGCCGCAAACGGTATGAAATTGGCAAAAAGGTCTACCACGCACTGAAAAGTGTTGGTCTCGAGCATAAATTGCTGAAATATCCGCTGGAACTTTCCGGCGGAGAACAACAGCGTGTCGCCATTGCCCGCGCTCTGGTGATGGAACCTTTGGTTCTACTTGCTGACGAGCCGACCGGAAATCTCGACCCGGAAGTGACCCTCGAAATTATGGATCTCTTTAAAAGTGCCAATGCTCGCGGTACGACAGTTCTTCTGGCAACCCATGATCGGGAAATGATCCAACGTTTCCCGCGGCGCCAGATCAGCCTTGATGATGGGCGCCTCGTTGAAGACCGGATTCCGTAACTCTTGATTAAGGATATGAATCGATTGTGATCAGCCGATTTATTTATCTCATACGCCGGGCCCTGCGGAACATGCGGCAAAGCCTTTTCCTCTGTACCGCTGCCATCGGTACCGTCACCGTATCCCTTTGTATTCTCACTTTTTTTGCGATCATCGTACTGAATGTCCAGCAGATGACCAAGCACTGGAGCCGGGAAGTTCAGGTTGTGGCCTATCTCGATGAGGTTCCGTCGAAAAAAAGTTTGAATGCGCTGATCCGGGAAGCCGAAATGCTGGATGAGGTTGAAGAGGTGGTGTTTATCTCGCGCAAGCAGGCTTATGATGATTTCCGACAGCGCCTGGGGGATGATGTGATTCTGCTCGAAGGCCTGGAAGACGACTTCCTCCCGGCATCTTTGAAGTTGTCGCTGAAAGAGGACCATCGTACCCGCGAAGGGGTGGAACGGGTGGTCAAGCATCTCCGCACCAAGAAAACATTTTCCGATTTCCGTTATGGTCAGGATTGGCTGGAACGGTTTGAGTCGTTTGTCGGATTGATCAAGATGGCCGGTTTGATCCTCGGTGGGTTCCTCCTGTTTGCAACCCTGTTCATTGTTGCAAACACGATTAAATTGACAGTTTATGCCCGCCGGGACGAACTCGAAATTATGGCTCTGGTCGGAGCAACCTCCGCATTTATCAAAATTCCGTTTTTGATCGAGGGTGCCATTCAGGGTGCTTTTGGCGGACTGCTTGCCCTCGGCTTTTCATTTACTCTCTATTCACTTTTTCTGCAACGCGGCCTTGAAACGCTACTTCTGGCCTCCGGGGTCGAGCAAGTGGTTTTCCTGCCTCAATATTTTCAAATCATGGTCGTTGTGACCGGTGTCTTGCTCGGTGTTCTCGGGAGTATGTTTTCTTTGCGGAAATTCGTTCGCATTTAGGTGGTAGCAGACTGATGCGCAAGCTTCTTTTTTTCGTATTCATTTCCCTGTTGAGCTGGTCGGGGCCCTGCTCCGTGCACGGAAACCCCGATCAAGCGGAGAATGTGCGTAAACTCGAGGAAATTGAGGCGCGGCTTGAAGATGCGCTTGTGGCGATTGAACAGAAGCGCACTGACGAGGTTGACCTGCTATCGGAACTCAACAGTGTCGACCGTCAGTTGAGCATAAAACGTCAGCGAGTGCGGAAATCGAAAGCAGGGCTGCAGGAGCTGAAAAAAAAGATCCGGCAACAGATGGACGACCTGGATAAAAGACGTCATGAGGTTCAGATTCTGCAGGGCCAGGTTCAACAGCGTCTGATTTCACTGTACAAATCCGAGGAAACAGGGGTTTTGAAGACCCTTTTTTCAGCTGAATCAATTTCATTGATGTTGGAAGATTATGATTTCCTCAGCCGAATTGTTGCCCATGACCGGGAACTTCTTGAGGATTACCGAAACCGTCTGGCAAAAAGGCAAAAAGCTTTTGACGCGCTGGCCGTGAGTAAAAAAAAGCAACAGGTTACTTTATCCCGGCTGCAAAAAGAGGAAAAAAAGTTGACCCGGGCGAAAAAGCTGAAAGAACGGTTTCTCGCCGCGGTTCGACGCGACCGGTCGGCACTCGATACGATGGTCGGGGAATTGCGAAAACGTGCGGCTCGACTTAATTCACTGGTTAAAGGACTCGAATCGGGGAAATCGGATTCAAGCCCTTTAACATCAGCGCTTTTCCCGCTGCAGAAGGGGCTTCTGCCCTGGCCGGTCAAAGGGCGATTAAAAGTGAAGTTCGGGACCGATCGACATCCTGAACTCGGTACCTTGATTGAAAGCAACGGGATCGAAATATTCACCGAACCCGGGACGCCGATCAAGGCGGTCTGGCATGGACGAGTCGCTTTTGCGAAACGTTTCCAGGGATACGGGAACCTTCTTATCGTTGATCACGGTGATGGCTTTTATACGCTATACGCTCAGGCTTCACAGCTGAAGAAAAAGACAGGGGACATGGTGAAAAAGGGTGAAGAGATTGCCATATCAGGTTACGATGGAAACGATGCCGTTTATTTTGAAATCCGGCAGGGTCGTACTCCTCTTAACCCGTCTGGATGGATAACCAGACGCTGACATGAGTAGTTTAAACCTGTTCTGAAAAGGAGAGCAGAATGCACCGGAAAAACGGACTTCTTGTTACGCTGATATGTCTTGTCGTTCTGGCTGGCTGGATATCTTTTGCCGGAGGGCAAACCCGGACGGCCCGTTCCGACTCACCTTACGAGGAGATGAAGATCTTTACCGACGTGCTTTCGATTGTCCGGGAAAGCTATGTCGAAGAAGTCGGTTTGCCGGAGCTGATCTACGGAGCGATCGACGGTATGCTTGCGACGCTCGACCCTCATTCTTCGTTTATGGACCCCGAAATGTACAGTGAGATGAAAACTGATACCAAGGGAGAGTTTGGCGGTCTCGGTATCGAAATCTCGATTCGTGACGGAATCCTGACAATCATCGCGCCAATCGAAGACACGCCGGCTGATCGAGTCGGACTTGCGGCGGGTGATCAGATTGTCCGAATCGATGATCAATTGACCAAGGAAATCGGGATCATGGAAGCGGTTAAACTTCTCCGCGGCCCAAAGGGGAGTCAGGTCACCGTTACGATCATGCGGGACAGTTTTGATCGCCCACAGCCTTTTACCATTGAGAGAGAACTTATCAAGATTGAAAGTGTCAAGGCTCGTACCCTTGAAGACGGATACGGATATATCCGGCTGAGTCAATTCCAGGAAAATACGGACGATGATCTTGGCTCGGCACTTGAGCACTTGCGCAAAGAAAACGGCGGCCAGCTTAAAGGGCTGATTCTCGATATGCGTAACAACCCGGGAGGTCTGCTCGAGCAGGCGGTCCGGGTTTCCGATCATTTTCTCGACAAGGGACTGATTGTATATACCGAGGGGCGTGAAGCGGCCAGTGAAATGAAATTTGAAGCGCACCGGGATGGTACTGAACCTGATTATCCCGTGGTTATTCTAATCAACAGTGGATCAGCCAGCGCGGCTGAAATTGTTGCCGGTGCCCTGAAAGATCACCGCCGGGCTATATTGCTCGGAACCAGAAGCTTCGGTAAGGGGTCTGTTCAGACAATTATTCCTCTCGAAGATGGATCCGGTCTCAGGTTGACAACGGCTCGTTATTTTACTCCGAGCGGAACATCAATCCAGGCTCTCGGGATCGAACCTGATATTCTTGTTAATCAGGTTACTGTCGAAGAGAAAGAGGGTGGGGCGCATTTACGCGAGAAGGATCTTGAAAATCATTTTGACAACGGTGACTTAGATCATGCAGACAGTTCGGTCAAGTTTCGCCTGGGAAAAAAAGATCGCGACGATTACCAACTGGTCCGGGCGCTCGATCTGCTCAAGGGATGGGATCTGTTTCAGTCAATTCAAAAACCTGCGGCCTGATCAGGACCGTGCCGATCACCGTCGATAGACAGATGTTTATTTATGGCTGTAAAAAATAGTAAGAAAACGAAACGTAAATATAAGGGGCGCAAAAAAAAGCAGACGAACTATTCGGCGCAAGCGCTTTTTGCCGGTCTGGTTTTAACGATCGTATCGATCGCCGCCCTGTTGTTGATCCGCGGCCCTTCCATTGAAAAAGAAGATGTACGGTTTGCTCTGGATGACCTTGAAGTTGAGGTTGAATCGGTACTTTTACGTAGCGGATATGCGCTTGAGCAGATTGAAATTCGACGTGAATCGGATCTTTTGAATTACGAAATCCGGGGCGGCATGCCGGACGAACCGGTGCTGGACCGGTTTACCCATCGGTTACAAAAAAAGTTTTCCGGGATCGAAGATGATCGACGTCCCGATTCGGGTGAGCTGCTGATTTATCGAAACGGGGCGCTAGCCTGTCTTCTTCAGTTCGAAATTGGCGAGACACCTCTCTCCCCACCTGATATTCGACCAGGTAAACCGCAAGTCGTGATCATAATGGATGATCTCGGGCGAAGTCTTACCCGGGCCAAAGAGTTGATCAATCTTGGTTTGCCGGTTACTTTTTCAATCCTTCCGGGAGAACAGCTGGCGACCGATGTCGCCCTGCTGGCGGCACGAAGTGGTTATGAAGTTATGATCCACCTGCCGATGGAACCGCACAGTTATCCGGAAACCAATCCGGGACCGGAGGCGCTGCTGCTCGGTCAGAGCGAAAGTGAGATGATCCGCAAGGTTCACTCCTATTTCAGCAAAGTGCCGTACGCCGCTGGCGCAAATAATCATATGGGTTCACGTTTTACCGAATTTGATCGAGGGATGAAAACCGTATTGAATGTTCTGCGGGAGAAAGGGATGTTCTTTATTGATAGCCGGACAACCGGTCAATCGGTTGCTCTCTCTGTTGCCGGGGAGCTCGGTGTGCCTAATGCCGTACGTGATGTTTTCCTCGATAACGTTGCCGAAGTCGACCCGATCCGGCAACAAATCAGAAAACTGATCAAACTCGCCTTAAAACGGGGCAGTGCCATCGGGATTTGCCACCCGTACCCTGAGACAATAGAAGCGCTAAGACAGGAAGTGAAATTTTTGCGCTCCGGCGAAGTTGATGTTGTCTTCGCTTCCAAGCTGGTCTCTTCCTGAGTCAGGTCTGCTCAATAAACTGCTTCCGGATGCGTTCGCTAATCTGCTTGAATGTTTTGTGCTTTTCGTCATAGAGAATTTCATCGGGGAAGTCGGTGCAGACCTTTCGGATGAGCAGACAATCATCTCCCAGCATTTTGTCAGGGCCGAAAAGAACTTTTTCAGCCAGGGTATATAGAGCGGAACGCTCACGGTTTATCAGACCTTTTTCGAACTCTTTCAGCTCAATTTCCTTATGCGAAATTTCGAGGCCATCTTCATCAAATCTGTACAGGGCGATCTGTTGCTGGTGAAAATTTCGGGTATTGATTGCCCGACGCAGGACGAAGAAAGAATGCTGCGCTGATTCGCGAAAAAGATCTGATAGCGGGTCTGAGCCGGAACCGTTCACCGGAGATCGGTAGAAGTGACGAAAAACAAGAGAGGTCAAGCATTCATCCTCAATAAATGCCGAGTGTTTTCCGCTAAAGGTTGTGGCATAGTAGCCGACCGGATCGATACCGTGGTCGTTGATGATCTGAGAGCCACAGATCAGGCAGTTTTTATCGACTGAATCGAATCTTTTGCTAAACTCTTCGTCTCTGACCCTGAGACTGTTTTGCATATCGTCGGCATAGCGGTCGAGCCGTTTTGTTCTGGTGTCGGCATAGTTGAGGTAAACCTGGCGCGTGATGTGAGACATCTGGATATGAACGTCAGTACTCCGGCCGTGGGTTATCACCGGATAAATTTTCCCTTCGGGATTGGTGTTGAGTGACTCGACCTTGGGGCTTTTTGCGATATAGCCTTCGAGGCATCGATAACCACGGCTCATGGCATAAGCTTTCAGGAGTTGGTAAGGGTCGCGGAAGGGCCCATCATAATGGATTCGCGAATCGATCAGGCAGGGCAGTATGCGGAGCGCCGATTTGCCAAGTTCATTCGCTGCAAAGAAATCATAAAGATGTTTGCAGTTTTCCAGAGAAGGGGCATCCTTGACCGGGACAATAACCTGATCGGCGCAGAAAAGGGCATTCTGGGTGAAAATATCGAGGTCGGGGCGAGTGTCGATGACCAGAATTCCGGGCAGATCGGTCGCGGCAAGTTTTCGGGCGAGAACATCCGGACCACTGATCTGATCACGGATAGAGGAAAGTTGTCCGTCCGAAGGGAAAAACTGGACGCCGAATTCCCCGGTTTCGAGGATCTGCTCGGCTTGACCGCCATTGAAAAGTGATGCAACATTGGCTTTCGGCACACTGCCGTTGATTCTGAACATCCGGTCAACCGAAAAGTGATTATCGAAACTGCAGAGAGTGACCGGAAGGTCTTCGTGCAAAGCCTTGAGATATATGGCAAGGTTGGTGGCCAGCGTAGTTTTGCCGACGCCGCCCTTCTCACTGGATATGGCTACAACATAGGGACGGTTCATGCTTCTTCCTTTTACTGCTCAGGTTGCGCTATATATAGTAGAAGGGCTGGATGATGTCAAATGAAAACCACAAGATATTGTGAGAGTTTATGTCCGATCAAAATCAGGTTCTGAGTGTGTCGCGTCTGGTCTCCCTGCTCAAGGAAACGGTAGAAGATAATTTCGTGCAAGTCGCGGTCGAGGCCGAAATTTCCAACCTGGCGCGGCCGGCTTCGGGACATCTGTACTTTACCCTGAAGGATGACTCTGCTCAGCTCCGGGCGGTTTTGTTCAAGCCGTCGGCACGGTTACTCAAGTTCGATCCCGAGAGTGGTCTGCAGGTCATTTGCCGAGGCCATGTAACACTTTATCCGCAACGGGGTGACGTGCAGATGGTCGTCGAGGCGATGGAGCCGGTCGGAGCCGGTTCGCTTCAGCTGGCGTTTGAACAATTGAAGGCCAGGTTGGCCGCCGAGGGTCTTTTTGCTGCTTCACGTAAACACGAAATTCCATCCTATCCACAGACGGTCGGGGTTGTGACCTCGGCAAGTGGCGCGGCGATACATGATATCCTCCGGGTTCTGCGGCGTCAGGCCGGCGGGCTCGAAGTTCTGATCTGGCCGGTACGGGTTCAGGGCGATGCTGCGGCCAGCGAAATAGCCGTCGCCATTGAAGAGCTTGACCGGCGTGAAAATATTGATGTCTTGATTGTGGGTCGCGGCGGTGGCTCTCTGGAGGATTTATGGGCATTCAATGAAGAAATCGTTGCCCGGGCGATTGCCGCGTCTCATACTCCGATCATATCGGCCGTCGGTCATGAAGTTGATTTTACAATTGCCGATTTTGTTGCAGACCTGCGAGCGGCAACGCCGACTTCGGCTGCTGAACTGGCGGTAA
This region includes:
- a CDS encoding ABC transporter permease: MRQSLFLCTAAIGTVTVSLCILTFFAIIVLNVQQMTKHWSREVQVVAYLDEVPSKKSLNALIREAEMLDEVEEVVFISRKQAYDDFRQRLGDDVILLEGLEDDFLPASLKLSLKEDHRTREGVERVVKHLRTKKTFSDFRYGQDWLERFESFVGLIKMAGLILGGFLLFATLFIVANTIKLTVYARRDELEIMALVGATSAFIKIPFLIEGAIQGAFGGLLALGFSFTLYSLFLQRGLETLLLASGVEQVVFLPQYFQIMVVVTGVLLGVLGSMFSLRKFVRI
- a CDS encoding general secretion pathway protein GspG, with the protein product MWSRSVLRSASQRARLFISNNHGLTLIELVIAMAILAVLAAAVLPLAEVTVKRTKEIELQRALRDIRSAIDAYKADYEKAKAEKKIITSIGETGYPEELAELVEGKEWGDLYPYPRKYLRRIPKDPFDKYDEGWGLRSYKDDPDSSVWGGDDVFDVYSQSDGIALDGTEYRNW
- a CDS encoding ParA family protein, with translation MNRPYVVAISSEKGGVGKTTLATNLAIYLKALHEDLPVTLCSFDNHFSVDRMFRINGSVPKANVASLFNGGQAEQILETGEFGVQFFPSDGQLSSIRDQISGPDVLARKLAATDLPGILVIDTRPDLDIFTQNALFCADQVIVPVKDAPSLENCKHLYDFFAANELGKSALRILPCLIDSRIHYDGPFRDPYQLLKAYAMSRGYRCLEGYIAKSPKVESLNTNPEGKIYPVITHGRSTDVHIQMSHITRQVYLNYADTRTKRLDRYADDMQNSLRVRDEEFSKRFDSVDKNCLICGSQIINDHGIDPVGYYATTFSGKHSAFIEDECLTSLVFRHFYRSPVNGSGSDPLSDLFRESAQHSFFVLRRAINTRNFHQQQIALYRFDEDGLEISHKEIELKEFEKGLINRERSALYTLAEKVLFGPDKMLGDDCLLIRKVCTDFPDEILYDEKHKTFKQISERIRKQFIEQT
- a CDS encoding peptidase S41, which codes for MHRKNGLLVTLICLVVLAGWISFAGGQTRTARSDSPYEEMKIFTDVLSIVRESYVEEVGLPELIYGAIDGMLATLDPHSSFMDPEMYSEMKTDTKGEFGGLGIEISIRDGILTIIAPIEDTPADRVGLAAGDQIVRIDDQLTKEIGIMEAVKLLRGPKGSQVTVTIMRDSFDRPQPFTIERELIKIESVKARTLEDGYGYIRLSQFQENTDDDLGSALEHLRKENGGQLKGLILDMRNNPGGLLEQAVRVSDHFLDKGLIVYTEGREAASEMKFEAHRDGTEPDYPVVILINSGSASAAEIVAGALKDHRRAILLGTRSFGKGSVQTIIPLEDGSGLRLTTARYFTPSGTSIQALGIEPDILVNQVTVEEKEGGAHLREKDLENHFDNGDLDHADSSVKFRLGKKDRDDYQLVRALDLLKGWDLFQSIQKPAA
- the xseA gene encoding exodeoxyribonuclease VII large subunit — its product is MSDQNQVLSVSRLVSLLKETVEDNFVQVAVEAEISNLARPASGHLYFTLKDDSAQLRAVLFKPSARLLKFDPESGLQVICRGHVTLYPQRGDVQMVVEAMEPVGAGSLQLAFEQLKARLAAEGLFAASRKHEIPSYPQTVGVVTSASGAAIHDILRVLRRQAGGLEVLIWPVRVQGDAAASEIAVAIEELDRRENIDVLIVGRGGGSLEDLWAFNEEIVARAIAASHTPIISAVGHEVDFTIADFVADLRAATPTSAAELAVKGRLELEAHLDQLKFRLACQVESRLDLLKERIFGLRRRLVSPERQIEIWRHRFEELVGRLSRSGKYILEQKSSGIATLAARLDLLSPLKTLERGYSIVKKADGCVVRRSAQVSTGESLLVKFARGEARVKVEETGN
- a CDS encoding general secretion pathway protein GspG, which translates into the protein MKLLASMKKNRGFTLIELLIVLSIIGILAAITVPSYKRHTIKARETVLMEDLYQMRQAIDAFFADKARYPESLDELVTQKYLRSIPRDPWTEKTDTWVTVPPEALPDSGDLAEGGVFDVHSGSDLIGLNGKPYSEW
- the ftsE gene encoding cell division ATP-binding protein FtsE; amino-acid sequence: MIQLFNLSKSYSKDGNALEDLNLKIPKGDFVYITGPSGAGKSTLMKLLYATEKPTRGQILINGQNVTRMGPSKIPYLRRQLGVVFQDFKLIASRTIFENVAFPLEVRGRKRYEIGKKVYHALKSVGLEHKLLKYPLELSGGEQQRVAIARALVMEPLVLLADEPTGNLDPEVTLEIMDLFKSANARGTTVLLATHDREMIQRFPRRQISLDDGRLVEDRIP